One Physeter macrocephalus isolate SW-GA chromosome 10, ASM283717v5, whole genome shotgun sequence DNA window includes the following coding sequences:
- the TBXT gene encoding T-box transcription factor T isoform X2 has protein sequence MSSPGTEGAGKSLQYRVDHLLSAVESELQAGSEKGDPTERELRVGLEESELWLRFKELTNEMIVTKNGRRMFPVLKVNVSGLDPNAMYSFLLDFVAADNHRWKYVNGEWVPGGKPEPQAPSCVYIHPDSPNFGAHWMKAPVSFSKVKLTNKLNGGGQIMLNSLHKYEPRIHIVRVGGPQRMITSHCFPETQFIAVTAYQNEEITALKIKYNPFAKAFLDAKERSDHKDVMEEPGDGQQSGHSPSGGWLIPGTSTLCPPTTPHPQFGGPLSLPSTHGCERYPALRNHRPAPYPSPYAHRNNSPTYSDDASACLSTLPSHDSWSGLGMPAHTSMFPMSPHTGPPTGASQYPSLWAVSNGTITPGAQTAGMSNGLGAQFFRGSSAHSASLHPVSAPSSSGSPLYEGASTATDIADSQYDASAQARLLASWTPVSPPSM, from the exons ATGAGCTCCCCGGGCACCGAGGGCGCGGGGAAGAGCCTGCAGTACCGAGTGGACCACCTGCTGAGCGCCGTGGAGAGCGAGTTGCAGGCGGGCAGCGAGAAGGGCGACCCCACGGAACGCGAGCTGCGCGTGGGCCTGGAGGAGAGCGAGCTGTGGCTGCGCTTCAAGGAGCTCACCAACGAGATGATCGTGACCAAGAACGGCAG GAGGATGTTCCCGGTGCTGAAGGTGAACGTGTCTGGCCTGGACCCCAACGCCATGTACTCCTTCCTGCTGGACTTTGTGGCGGCCGACAACCACCGCTGGAAGTACGTGAACGGGGAGTGGGTGCCAGGGGGCAAGCCTGAGCCGCAGGCGCCCAGCTGCGTCTACATCCACCCCGACTCGCCCAACTTCGGGGCGCACTGGATGAAGGCGCCGGTCTCCTTCAGCAAAGTCAAGCTCACCAACAAGCTCAATGGAGGGGGCCAG ATCATGTTGAACTCCTTGCATAAGTATGAGCCTCGAATCCACATCGTGAGAGTTGGGGGTCCGCAGCGCATGATCACCAGCCACTGCTTCCCGGAGACCCAGTTCATAGCGGTGACCGCTTATCAGAATGAAGAG ATCACAGctcttaaaattaaatacaatccATTTGCAAAAGCTTTCCTTGATGCAAAGGAAAG AAGCGATCACAAGGACGTGATGGAAGAACCTGGAGACGGCCAGCAATCTGGGCACTCCCCAT CAGGGGGGTGGTTGATTCCTGGAACCAGCACCCTGTGTCCACCTACCACCCCTCACCCTCAGTTTGGAggccccctctctctcccctccacgcACGGCTGTGAAAGGTACCCGGCCCTGAGGAACCACCGCCCAGCCCCCTACCCCAGCCCTTACGCGCACCGGAACAATTCTCCAA CCTATTCTGACGATGCATCTGCATGTCTGTCCACGCTCCCATCCCACGACAGTTGGTCCGGCCTTGGAATGCCCGCCCACACCAGCATGTTCCCCATGAGTCCGCATACTGGTCCTCCTACGGGCGCTAG TCAGTACCCCAGCCTGTGGGCCGTGAGCAACGGTACCATCACCCCCGGTGCCCAGACGGCAGGGATGTCCAATGGGCTGGGAGCCCAGTTCTTTCGAGGCTCTTCTGCCCACTCCGCTTCTCTCCATCCAGTCTCGGCTCCCTCCTCCTCGGGATCCCCACTGTACGAGGGGGCCTCCACGGCCACAGATATTGCCGACAGCCAGTACGACGCCTCGGCCCAAGCCCGCCTCCTAGCCTCGTGGACGCCCGTGTCACCTCCGTCCATGTGA
- the TBXT gene encoding T-box transcription factor T isoform X1, translating to MSSPGTEGAGKSLQYRVDHLLSAVESELQAGSEKGDPTERELRVGLEESELWLRFKELTNEMIVTKNGRRMFPVLKVNVSGLDPNAMYSFLLDFVAADNHRWKYVNGEWVPGGKPEPQAPSCVYIHPDSPNFGAHWMKAPVSFSKVKLTNKLNGGGQIMLNSLHKYEPRIHIVRVGGPQRMITSHCFPETQFIAVTAYQNEEITALKIKYNPFAKAFLDAKERSDHKDVMEEPGDGQQSGHSPWGWLIPGTSTLCPPTTPHPQFGGPLSLPSTHGCERYPALRNHRPAPYPSPYAHRNNSPTYSDDASACLSTLPSHDSWSGLGMPAHTSMFPMSPHTGPPTGASQYPSLWAVSNGTITPGAQTAGMSNGLGAQFFRGSSAHSASLHPVSAPSSSGSPLYEGASTATDIADSQYDASAQARLLASWTPVSPPSM from the exons ATGAGCTCCCCGGGCACCGAGGGCGCGGGGAAGAGCCTGCAGTACCGAGTGGACCACCTGCTGAGCGCCGTGGAGAGCGAGTTGCAGGCGGGCAGCGAGAAGGGCGACCCCACGGAACGCGAGCTGCGCGTGGGCCTGGAGGAGAGCGAGCTGTGGCTGCGCTTCAAGGAGCTCACCAACGAGATGATCGTGACCAAGAACGGCAG GAGGATGTTCCCGGTGCTGAAGGTGAACGTGTCTGGCCTGGACCCCAACGCCATGTACTCCTTCCTGCTGGACTTTGTGGCGGCCGACAACCACCGCTGGAAGTACGTGAACGGGGAGTGGGTGCCAGGGGGCAAGCCTGAGCCGCAGGCGCCCAGCTGCGTCTACATCCACCCCGACTCGCCCAACTTCGGGGCGCACTGGATGAAGGCGCCGGTCTCCTTCAGCAAAGTCAAGCTCACCAACAAGCTCAATGGAGGGGGCCAG ATCATGTTGAACTCCTTGCATAAGTATGAGCCTCGAATCCACATCGTGAGAGTTGGGGGTCCGCAGCGCATGATCACCAGCCACTGCTTCCCGGAGACCCAGTTCATAGCGGTGACCGCTTATCAGAATGAAGAG ATCACAGctcttaaaattaaatacaatccATTTGCAAAAGCTTTCCTTGATGCAAAGGAAAG AAGCGATCACAAGGACGTGATGGAAGAACCTGGAGACGGCCAGCAATCTGGGCACTCCCCAT GGGGGTGGTTGATTCCTGGAACCAGCACCCTGTGTCCACCTACCACCCCTCACCCTCAGTTTGGAggccccctctctctcccctccacgcACGGCTGTGAAAGGTACCCGGCCCTGAGGAACCACCGCCCAGCCCCCTACCCCAGCCCTTACGCGCACCGGAACAATTCTCCAA CCTATTCTGACGATGCATCTGCATGTCTGTCCACGCTCCCATCCCACGACAGTTGGTCCGGCCTTGGAATGCCCGCCCACACCAGCATGTTCCCCATGAGTCCGCATACTGGTCCTCCTACGGGCGCTAG TCAGTACCCCAGCCTGTGGGCCGTGAGCAACGGTACCATCACCCCCGGTGCCCAGACGGCAGGGATGTCCAATGGGCTGGGAGCCCAGTTCTTTCGAGGCTCTTCTGCCCACTCCGCTTCTCTCCATCCAGTCTCGGCTCCCTCCTCCTCGGGATCCCCACTGTACGAGGGGGCCTCCACGGCCACAGATATTGCCGACAGCCAGTACGACGCCTCGGCCCAAGCCCGCCTCCTAGCCTCGTGGACGCCCGTGTCACCTCCGTCCATGTGA
- the TBXT gene encoding T-box transcription factor T isoform X3: MSSPGTEGAGKSLQYRVDHLLSAVESELQAGSEKGDPTERELRVGLEESELWLRFKELTNEMIVTKNGRRMFPVLKVNVSGLDPNAMYSFLLDFVAADNHRWKYVNGEWVPGGKPEPQAPSCVYIHPDSPNFGAHWMKAPVSFSKVKLTNKLNGGGQIMLNSLHKYEPRIHIVRVGGPQRMITSHCFPETQFIAVTAYQNEEITALKIKYNPFAKAFLDAKERSDHKDVMEEPGDGQQSGHSPSYSDDASACLSTLPSHDSWSGLGMPAHTSMFPMSPHTGPPTGASQYPSLWAVSNGTITPGAQTAGMSNGLGAQFFRGSSAHSASLHPVSAPSSSGSPLYEGASTATDIADSQYDASAQARLLASWTPVSPPSM; encoded by the exons ATGAGCTCCCCGGGCACCGAGGGCGCGGGGAAGAGCCTGCAGTACCGAGTGGACCACCTGCTGAGCGCCGTGGAGAGCGAGTTGCAGGCGGGCAGCGAGAAGGGCGACCCCACGGAACGCGAGCTGCGCGTGGGCCTGGAGGAGAGCGAGCTGTGGCTGCGCTTCAAGGAGCTCACCAACGAGATGATCGTGACCAAGAACGGCAG GAGGATGTTCCCGGTGCTGAAGGTGAACGTGTCTGGCCTGGACCCCAACGCCATGTACTCCTTCCTGCTGGACTTTGTGGCGGCCGACAACCACCGCTGGAAGTACGTGAACGGGGAGTGGGTGCCAGGGGGCAAGCCTGAGCCGCAGGCGCCCAGCTGCGTCTACATCCACCCCGACTCGCCCAACTTCGGGGCGCACTGGATGAAGGCGCCGGTCTCCTTCAGCAAAGTCAAGCTCACCAACAAGCTCAATGGAGGGGGCCAG ATCATGTTGAACTCCTTGCATAAGTATGAGCCTCGAATCCACATCGTGAGAGTTGGGGGTCCGCAGCGCATGATCACCAGCCACTGCTTCCCGGAGACCCAGTTCATAGCGGTGACCGCTTATCAGAATGAAGAG ATCACAGctcttaaaattaaatacaatccATTTGCAAAAGCTTTCCTTGATGCAAAGGAAAG AAGCGATCACAAGGACGTGATGGAAGAACCTGGAGACGGCCAGCAATCTGGGCACTCCCCAT CCTATTCTGACGATGCATCTGCATGTCTGTCCACGCTCCCATCCCACGACAGTTGGTCCGGCCTTGGAATGCCCGCCCACACCAGCATGTTCCCCATGAGTCCGCATACTGGTCCTCCTACGGGCGCTAG TCAGTACCCCAGCCTGTGGGCCGTGAGCAACGGTACCATCACCCCCGGTGCCCAGACGGCAGGGATGTCCAATGGGCTGGGAGCCCAGTTCTTTCGAGGCTCTTCTGCCCACTCCGCTTCTCTCCATCCAGTCTCGGCTCCCTCCTCCTCGGGATCCCCACTGTACGAGGGGGCCTCCACGGCCACAGATATTGCCGACAGCCAGTACGACGCCTCGGCCCAAGCCCGCCTCCTAGCCTCGTGGACGCCCGTGTCACCTCCGTCCATGTGA